Part of the Scomber japonicus isolate fScoJap1 chromosome 6, fScoJap1.pri, whole genome shotgun sequence genome, AGTGCCTGCATTACTGTCAAGGCTGTAACACGTGAGCCCCGTCGCAGCTTAAGAACCTCCTGCTGCAGGGCTGTCCGTCTGGACTCCGACAGAACGGCCCCCAGACTGACGGAGTCGAGCACCATCCCCAAGTACTCGGCCTGCTGGCTTGGTTGGGGGGGTACTCTTCTTCCAGTTGATAGCAAACCCCAACATGGTCAGGTGCAGTATCAACTGAGCTGTGTGAAAAATTGCCCATTGTTTGGACCTGGCCATCACAATGAGGTCGTCCAAATAAAAGAAGACCCTCATGCCTCGGCCACGCAACGGTTGTAGCCCTGCGTCCACACATTTGCTGAACGTGCGGGGGGCCAGGGAATAGCCGAACGGGAGCCTGTTGTATTCGTAGGCTGTTCCCTGGAAGGTGAAACGCAGGAACTTCCTGTGTTTTGGCGCCACCTCGACATGAAAATAAGCGTCCTTCAGGTTGATGGTTGTGAACCAGTCGCCTGGCTGGACGAGCTCCAGCAGCTTCCTCGTGGTCAGCATGCGGAACGTTTTGCGACCGATACGCATGTTCAGGGCACGGAGGTCCAGGATGGGTCTGTAATCCCCCGTCTTTTTGGGGACCAAAAAGTATGGGGAGTAAAAACCTCGTTCCCTGTCGTGGGGAGGGACAATTGACACCGCCTGTTTTGATATCAGGTCCTGAATTTCCCTCTCGAGAAAATCTATCTCTTGTTGAGAGGATAGATTTATCGCCTGTATGCCTCTGAATGCTGGTGGGAGCCCGCAGAACTGGAGAGAATATCCTAGTTTGAGGGTCCTGTCCAGCCAGTTTGTCAATACACAGCTGCTCTGCCACACCTCGTAAAACCACGTGAGGGGACGCGCAGGCAGCTGTGGGGGCCCTCTGTGAAAGGGCTGAGTCGTTCCTGAACGCACCAGGCCCGGTTTACGAGCTGCCATGGTCGTCCGTGAACGCAACTCTGATGTCCGAGGCAGTGAGGAAACACCTGAACGCCCCCTCACTGTCCGACATTTTACAGTCACAGGAAAAAcactgtccctgctgctgttaTTTTCTTCCGTGGAAATAATAACAGGGGAACAAGCAGGGTTATTTAGCTCAGCTTCACGATATGAGTGCCAAGGAGAAATGCTTTTACTTTCAGACTGAGAAGCGTTCTGCCCTGGGGCAGCGAGCTCCACTCGGCGATAGCGAGGGGCCCGCGACGCCGTTAGCGAGCAGCTAGCTGCTAATGCCCGCCTCGCGAAGCCATCAGAGGCCTTGAATGCTTGGACAGAGACTTTGACCGTTCTGCTGCCGTTTGGCGGAGGGCTGGCTCGTGTTAACCCGGCCGCTTCGATGTAGCGGCGCGGATTAAACAAACGGTGCTGCAGCTGAGTAACGTCATGGTCTGAGTGCGTGGTAAGCAAGCTAACCGTGTCATTGTTAGCAAGTGTAGCCTCGTCGTGCTGCTGTGAGCAATGTAGACCGTCGGCCGGTGAACGAGCTGCGCTGGGCCGGCCGTTACAGTAGCACTGGGCCGGCCGTTACAGTAGCACTGTGCCGGTTAGCCCTGCGCGAGGGTAACTGTGTGGTCGCTACAACCGGTGGGGAGCGATATTTTCTTATGCATCGCCGCCGGTTGTAGCGCTCATATGGAGGGACAACAGCGGATCTTTCCCGGTTAAAAGAGACAATGTTCCGGTGCGCCGCGTTACTCACAACGGAGGCGGCTGagggtgtgtgttgtgtgtgtgcttgtgtgaccGTGACCGGGGGGCCTCAGGCCCTACGGGAGGGGAGGATTTAGCTCTTTCAATGGTGTAAcgtgttttaataaaaacagtttcaacatTTTCAGCACAAATACGCTTAGTTGCACAAGCAGAACATACAGAACCATAACATGAACCATGAGGGAGGGTGGCAGAGCAACCTGCTTGCGCAATTCCTCCCGTTAGCTGTCACTTCGGTTGCTGTGTGCCCCAGGAACAGGACAGCTTCGGCCGGGGCCTCTGTACGCTGGTGCCGCTGTTGGGGTGGGGCCGGCGGAGCCGGCTGCTGGTCAGCTGGGGGGGTCGCTGTGGAGAAGCCTCTCCACTGGCGACGCTCTCTCCTCCTCGCAGTCACGTTGCGACGCGGCAGCGTCCTTTCTCTCTGCTTGGCGGCGACAGCGAGCGGCAGATGGCGGCTCAGCTGCACCTTTCCCTCCTCCAGCCTCTTTAGCCGCTGCTTCACCGTGGTGAGAGAGCCAAAGAGGCAGTCTGATGAAACTGGTGCGGCCAGGAGATCCTCTCGGTCCCTTCTGGGGAGGGCGGTGAGGCCAAGCCAGACGTGGCGAGAGCTGGCGACCAACAGCGACATCACACGCCCAGCAGCAGTAGCGATGCCCTGGATGAGGTTGTTGATCTGACCGACGGTACGGCCGAGATAATCCACAGCGTCAGTGGAAAGGGGGGCGTCACGCGGCACTGAAGCTGCTGGCGCGACGCCCAGCACGCCCAAattgtttgctgctgctgcaagttGCACGCCCAGCTGGAATATATTTTATCAAAATATTCCAGCGTATCTGTATCCTGTGGCAGCGGTGGTAGCTTCCTGTGCCCTGACCAACCAGCTGATTGCGGGATAATGAGCGCAGGAAGAGCCTCTTCCAGCGGGGGCACACCGGGGAACACAGCCTCCGTTTGGCCCTGCACACGCAGGAAAAACGTCATAACCACGACCGTCGCTTTGGTTTTCAGCGGCTCCTGCCAAGACACTCTCACACATTGTCAAATGTCGGGGAGCGCTGGGGAGATGAACACAGGTCGGGGCACACTCTGCTGCCGCCATCATGACTTTCGGGAAATCCAGCTTGATTGAAGCAGTGCCGGAAACAGCCGAGGCgtcagagagggagagctcATCATCCTTGTCCTCGTGGCGGCGGGCCGGGACCAAAGGCTGAGGCGGGCCCGGGCGGCGGAGCTTCATCAGGCGTTATGGTGGTGGTTTTTCCATCCGTCATGGACCTCACAGGCCCACAATAGAGTAAATGAGGTGAAGCTATACTCACACAACCTTTTTATTACTACTACGGATTTAAAATGACTCTCGACCAATGGTTTCACTCGGCTGCAGAATGACAGCAACCTGTAAAGATTAAACTACACAAGAAGTCCCAAAGTTACCAAGCTAGACCACAGTTGCTGCTTATGGTTGGCAAAATCTTTTcttgtttggagccaggaccttcaaaataagagatgCAGGGAGTTGCGTTTCATATTATGGAAACACGCCCCACTACCTCAGACCAAACACTGAGCAGTGCACTGGAGCCCTGCAGCCATGGAGAGCAGCAGATGAGCAAACGACAATGCCCACACAGTAGACATGAAAGCATACTAGAAGTCTTCAGCACActtatggtgcttttccactacacagttccagcactactcggctcgactcgactcagttCCAGGaaggaccttttccattactataatacctactcaacgtgggcggggtcatcatagcacggctctgcaaaactgctgtgactttgtttttatacgcgacacaaacacataaacaatggaggacatggtgtacttgctgctgtatgtggctttctgtcacacacacaaagcaagaaaattgagccatatggctgtaacactgttgccggtatttaaaaatgccgggtttgattcttgtgtgggacggctcatgactttTCCAGCGACAattcttctgaccaatcagtggccggcagtctgttgacgtcacatttagtattggcTAGTATCGAGAGAAgagttgatgctttttgaatgggacTCAATTGTAGACAGGATTTTTTTGGAGCTGGTATTTAGCAGCTGTAGGTGGAATTGTCCTTCAAGGTACTAACACATTGTTTAAGCTTTAAGCTTTGGGAGATGATACTTGTGTTTGGTgccaggaaacaacacagacagtAAACTTAAGAATGACTACCAGCACAAACCTACTAGATTTTGGTAACTCAGACTGCTACTGAAGCTTTATGTTAACATCAGATGAACTTCACAATGCAATTTCATTTTGCAAAATCTAAGAGTGACACATGGCCGACACCAAATTAGGAAAAAGTCCCTCCAACAACAAAGGGTCTATTAAGCTATTATCAGTGTAGAATATTGCAGCTTTTCTTCCAGTGTGCAAACGTGTTTCTTCTTTGGAGGACCCTTCATCGTGGTTTTGTTTGCAGGCATTCATTACTCACTATATTGTGATCTAAATATTCAATGCACAATTCAATATTAATGATACTGAGATGCCTGCTGCGATgtgcacatttaaaatgtatagctAGGTGTTTTACATTGTACTTAGGcatttaatttaacagtaaaaattaaaaattctTAATCAGtcgtaatttaaaaaaaacacatttcccatAGATCTGGTGAGGGACAAAAACTTTGATTTCTTGCATGAAAGTCAAAACTCTTGGATGATACCAAGCCCAATTACTGAGGTCACTCTTGAGACTGTTAGTTTCTAGCCAATTATTGACAGTAGTAGTAAGGAGCAGTGACGACACTGTGGTGAGTAAAGTGTTTTTGGGGTATGTTCTGGTTCCTATAAAGTAAAGTCTTCCTGCACTGCCTAACCAGAGTTCACCTAAAGCCATGACGCCTTGAATGTGGCCCATGTTCAAAGTATGGGAACAGTGCCATGTTACTGCAGGGAAGGtttaatttttctcttttgtctgtaCTTGAACCAGCATCTAAAGACTTCAAACAACACTGGACTTAAAGTTTGGATTTATGTACAGTAATGTAATGTGACtgtgatattgatatttgaaGACACATCAGTTCACTGTTGGTAGTGCCTAAAACATTTTAGTATGACTAATAACTCATCAATTGGTGGAGCATACTTGCGGCGTCAAATCAATTTCCAGGTTATGTTAGTGCAGCTTCTGGTGTCAATCTTCCTTTGCATCAACTTGTTGCTCATTGTGACCTTTTTTTCAAAGGATGTCTTCTACCTAACCATGCGCTACATCTTATTTGCTGTTACACTGCTATCTGATAGCCTGATATTAATCATGTCTAATGTTTTGCTCATCTTGAGCTATTTCCGTTTTACAATGCAGGTTGGTATATGTGTCATTATGTCTATTGTTTTGcttctttatatttttgtcaCACCGATTACTCTGACAGCAATGACCCTGGAGCGCTTTGTGGCCATTTGCATGCCCCTGCAGCATGCAGAGCTGTGCTCTGCACACAGAGCTCTACACTGCATCCTCATCATTCATGGCCTCAGCGCTATACGCTGTATTGTTATTCTCTCCATCTTCTTTGCATCTGCTTCCCACAGGTTCTACACCCAGGACAGAATATGCTCTGTGGAGATGTTCATATTCCGTAGATGGCACGATCATGTTAGGTCAGCAATAAATCAGTTCTACTTC contains:
- the LOC128360687 gene encoding odorant receptor 131-2-like; this encodes MTNNSSIGGAYLRRQINFQVMLVQLLVSIFLCINLLLIVTFFSKDVFYLTMRYILFAVTLLSDSLILIMSNVLLILSYFRFTMQVGICVIMSIVLLLYIFVTPITLTAMTLERFVAICMPLQHAELCSAHRALHCILIIHGLSAIRCIVILSIFFASASHRFYTQDRICSVEMFIFRRWHDHVRSAINQFYFLIMCITIIYSYIKIMKVAKAASGENKKSTWKGLRTVILHAFQLLLCLIQLWCPFIESAVLQIDFMLFVNVRYFNYITLFLAPRCLSPLIYGLRDEMFFHALKNYALCGLYKK